The proteins below come from a single Burkholderia sp. PAMC 26561 genomic window:
- a CDS encoding amino acid ABC transporter ATP-binding protein: MSAIVKLGDVYKSFGSNQVLKGVSMEVEKGEMIAVIGASGSGKSTALRCIDRLETIDRGTIEVCGIRVDDPKVDLHQLRREVGIVFQSYNLFAHLTVEENIMLALRHVKKMSRDEARRVAMAVLEQVGLGQKADAYPEQLSGGQQQRVAIARSLAMSPKVMLFDEVTSALDPQLTGEVLRVMEDLAKGGMTMLLVTHEMAFAKRVADRIIYMHQGKVWEVGGGEMLDAPKTPELRTFLNNGL, translated from the coding sequence ATGTCGGCAATCGTTAAGCTCGGGGACGTCTATAAGAGCTTCGGCTCGAACCAGGTGCTCAAGGGCGTTTCAATGGAAGTGGAGAAGGGCGAGATGATCGCCGTGATCGGCGCGAGCGGGTCGGGAAAGAGCACGGCGCTCAGGTGTATCGACAGGCTGGAAACGATCGATCGAGGCACCATTGAAGTGTGCGGGATTCGTGTCGATGACCCCAAGGTCGACCTGCATCAGTTGCGCCGTGAAGTGGGTATCGTGTTCCAGAGCTACAACCTCTTCGCGCATCTGACTGTTGAAGAAAACATCATGCTGGCGCTGCGCCACGTGAAGAAGATGAGCCGCGACGAAGCGCGCCGCGTTGCAATGGCCGTGCTCGAACAAGTGGGCCTGGGTCAGAAAGCCGATGCGTATCCGGAACAGCTTTCGGGTGGTCAGCAGCAGCGTGTTGCAATCGCGCGCTCGCTTGCAATGTCGCCGAAGGTCATGCTGTTCGACGAAGTGACGTCCGCGCTCGATCCGCAACTGACCGGCGAGGTGCTGCGCGTGATGGAGGATCTTGCGAAGGGCGGCATGACCATGCTGCTCGTCACGCACGAGATGGCGTTCGCGAAGCGCGTGGCTGACCGCATCATCTATATGCATCAGGGCAAGGTCTGGGAAGTCGGCGGCGGCGAAATGCTCGATGCACCCAAGACGCCCGAGTTGCGTACGTTCCTGAACAACGGCCTTTAG
- a CDS encoding NAD-dependent epimerase/dehydratase family protein, translating into MANQDNIRPFDRLLLTGAAGGVGKVIRPRVAAFAKTIRVSDLAAALPSEAASNEEVIACDLADKQAVDALVEGCDAVIHLGGVSVERPFEEVLEANIKGVYNLYEAARKHGVKRIIFASSNHVTGFYRQDEKIDTHALRRPDGYYGLSKSFGEDVAQFYFDRYGIETVSIRIGSAFPEPKDRRMMASWLSYDDLLDLLQRSLFTPDVGHTVVYGMSDNRVTWWDNRYAEKLGFVPQDSSEPFRAKVEAQPAPAPGSAVAMLQGGAFTTTGPFE; encoded by the coding sequence ATGGCCAACCAAGACAACATTCGTCCTTTTGATCGTCTGCTGCTGACCGGCGCTGCCGGCGGTGTCGGCAAGGTCATTCGCCCGCGTGTGGCGGCATTCGCAAAAACCATCAGGGTCTCGGATCTCGCGGCCGCGCTGCCGTCCGAAGCTGCGTCCAACGAAGAGGTCATCGCGTGCGATCTGGCGGACAAGCAAGCCGTCGATGCACTCGTCGAGGGCTGCGACGCCGTGATTCACCTCGGTGGGGTCTCAGTGGAAAGACCCTTCGAGGAAGTACTCGAAGCCAATATCAAGGGCGTCTACAACCTTTACGAAGCGGCGCGCAAGCACGGCGTGAAGCGCATCATTTTCGCCAGCTCGAATCATGTCACGGGGTTTTATCGGCAGGACGAGAAGATCGATACGCACGCGCTGCGCCGCCCCGATGGTTACTACGGTTTGTCGAAGTCATTCGGCGAGGACGTGGCGCAGTTCTACTTCGACCGCTATGGCATCGAGACGGTGAGCATTCGAATTGGATCGGCGTTTCCGGAACCGAAGGACCGCCGCATGATGGCGAGCTGGCTCAGCTACGACGACCTGCTCGACCTGCTGCAACGGAGCCTGTTCACCCCGGACGTGGGTCACACCGTCGTATATGGGATGTCCGACAACCGGGTCACATGGTGGGATAACCGCTATGCCGAGAAGCTAGGGTTCGTGCCGCAGGACTCGTCGGAACCCTTCCGCGCCAAAGTCGAAGCGCAGCCAGCTCCCGCACCCGGGAGCGCCGTGGCAATGCTGCAGGGCGGGGCGTTCACCACTACCGGACCGTTTGAATAA
- a CDS encoding LacI family DNA-binding transcriptional regulator — protein sequence MATLKDVAVLAGVGMSTASRAISGRGPVSADALARVQAAIAELNFRPSSIGRALSKQSLGMIGIFVPSFHGPYYGTILKQTDTELRKVHRHVVVATGYGDDSPRDQAVDAVQFLIGRDCDGVVVTSHDLHDDDLVKLHRMHPKMVFLNRNFAQMPEASFCPDHHRGGTLAAKTLVEAGHKEIAVISGPFMAFDNQARLAGFFEELARSGIERGDVQMIESDFSPEGGYESARLLIASTKRFTGLFCANDTMAIGALSCLQQAGISVPRDVSVVGYDDDYSAAFSAPGLTSVHIPTADLTQNAVRWLLNECYGTEYPIYREFPVTVTHRASVAPPLKR from the coding sequence GTGGCAACCCTGAAGGACGTCGCGGTTCTCGCCGGCGTGGGCATGTCCACGGCATCGCGGGCAATTTCCGGTCGCGGACCGGTCTCGGCCGATGCACTCGCACGCGTGCAGGCGGCGATCGCCGAACTCAACTTCCGGCCTTCGTCGATAGGGCGCGCGCTGTCCAAGCAGTCGCTCGGCATGATCGGTATTTTCGTGCCGTCGTTCCATGGTCCGTACTACGGCACGATCCTGAAGCAGACGGATACCGAGCTGCGCAAGGTCCACAGGCATGTGGTCGTGGCAACAGGCTACGGCGATGATTCCCCGCGCGACCAGGCAGTCGATGCCGTGCAGTTCCTGATCGGCCGCGATTGCGACGGCGTGGTGGTGACGAGTCACGATCTGCATGACGATGACCTCGTCAAGCTGCATCGCATGCATCCGAAGATGGTGTTTCTCAATCGCAACTTTGCGCAGATGCCGGAAGCGTCATTTTGTCCGGATCATCATCGCGGCGGGACGCTGGCGGCGAAGACGCTGGTCGAAGCCGGGCACAAGGAAATTGCGGTCATTTCAGGCCCGTTCATGGCCTTCGATAACCAGGCACGTCTAGCCGGATTTTTCGAAGAGCTGGCGCGCAGCGGCATTGAGCGCGGCGACGTGCAGATGATCGAGTCCGACTTCTCGCCTGAAGGCGGATATGAATCGGCGCGGTTGCTGATCGCGTCAACGAAGCGTTTCACGGGTTTGTTCTGCGCCAACGACACCATGGCGATCGGCGCATTGTCGTGCCTTCAGCAAGCGGGCATTTCGGTGCCGCGCGATGTGTCCGTAGTGGGTTACGACGATGACTACTCGGCCGCGTTTTCTGCGCCGGGTTTGACATCAGTACATATTCCAACGGCCGACCTCACGCAAAACGCAGTCCGGTGGCTGCTGAATGAATGCTACGGCACCGAGTACCCGATCTATCGCGAGTTTCCTGTGACGGTCACGCATCGTGCGTCGGTCGCGCCGCCGCTCAAACGCTGA
- a CDS encoding 2-hydroxy-3-oxopropionate reductase, which yields MQKAGFIGLGIMGKPMAENLVKNGVALAAFTRSGVPAELTQAGAVACDNPAAVAAQADVIFVMVPDTPDVERVLFGENGVAAALRPGQIVVDMSSISPIATREFAAKVRERGGEYLDAPVSGGEVGAKAASLTIMVGGSQATFDTVKPLFDMMGKNISLIGEVGAGQVCKLANQVIVAATIEAVGEALLLASKAGVDAEKVRKALMGGFASSRILEVHGERMTKRTFNPGFRIELHQKDLNLALSTAQSLGVSLPNTATCQALFNACAAHGGKAWDHSGMVRALEYLADHEIGQGAAN from the coding sequence ATGCAAAAAGCTGGTTTTATCGGACTCGGGATCATGGGTAAGCCCATGGCTGAAAATCTCGTCAAGAACGGCGTTGCGCTGGCAGCGTTCACGCGCAGCGGCGTGCCAGCCGAGCTGACGCAAGCTGGTGCTGTCGCCTGCGACAACCCCGCAGCGGTCGCCGCGCAAGCCGATGTGATCTTCGTGATGGTGCCGGATACCCCCGATGTCGAGCGCGTCCTGTTCGGCGAGAACGGCGTGGCCGCGGCCTTGCGCCCGGGCCAGATCGTGGTCGACATGAGTTCGATCTCGCCAATCGCTACACGCGAATTCGCGGCCAAGGTTCGCGAGCGCGGCGGCGAGTATCTGGACGCGCCGGTGTCGGGGGGCGAGGTGGGCGCGAAGGCGGCGTCGCTGACGATCATGGTGGGTGGGTCGCAAGCCACGTTCGATACCGTCAAGCCGCTCTTCGACATGATGGGCAAGAACATCTCGTTGATCGGCGAGGTGGGTGCAGGTCAGGTCTGCAAGCTCGCAAACCAGGTGATCGTGGCGGCGACTATCGAAGCGGTGGGTGAAGCCCTGCTGCTGGCATCGAAGGCGGGGGTGGATGCAGAGAAAGTGCGCAAGGCGTTGATGGGGGGATTTGCATCGTCACGCATTCTGGAAGTGCACGGCGAGCGCATGACCAAGCGCACGTTCAATCCGGGCTTTCGCATTGAACTGCATCAGAAGGACTTGAACCTGGCATTGTCGACGGCGCAATCGCTGGGTGTATCGCTGCCGAATACGGCGACCTGCCAGGCGCTTTTCAACGCATGCGCGGCGCATGGCGGGAAGGCCTGGGATCACTCGGGCATGGTTCGCGCGCTCGAGTATCTCGCCGATCACGAGATCGGCCAGGGCGCCGCCAACTGA
- the garL gene encoding 2-dehydro-3-deoxyglucarate aldolase → MTAPAQTPLYSPYQPLPNTFRQSVLNQEKQIGCWASLGSPITTELLGVLGFDWVLLDAEHAPNDVLTLIPQLMALKDSRSAPVVRPPANESVVIKRLLDSGFFNFLIPFVDSAADAIRAVAATRYPPQGIRGVSVGHRGNKYGTVPDYLTTANDNICVIVQIESRKAVESIDEILAVEGVDAVFLGPSDLAASYGHLGDANHPDVQKAIAHVFDRARAAGKASGTLAPVQAEAERYLAMGCQVIAVCADMGLLRNAAQAVQKHFMQK, encoded by the coding sequence ATGACAGCGCCCGCACAGACCCCGCTCTACTCGCCCTACCAGCCGCTCCCCAATACGTTTCGCCAGTCAGTCCTAAACCAGGAAAAACAGATCGGCTGCTGGGCGTCGCTTGGCAGCCCGATCACGACCGAACTGCTGGGCGTGCTGGGCTTCGACTGGGTCCTGCTCGACGCCGAGCACGCGCCCAATGACGTCCTAACGCTCATTCCGCAGCTCATGGCGCTCAAGGACAGCCGCAGCGCGCCGGTCGTGCGACCGCCGGCCAATGAGAGCGTGGTCATCAAACGGCTGCTCGACAGCGGCTTCTTCAACTTCCTGATTCCGTTTGTAGACAGCGCGGCGGACGCCATCCGCGCCGTCGCCGCGACCCGTTATCCGCCGCAGGGCATTCGCGGGGTATCGGTAGGACATCGGGGCAATAAATACGGCACCGTGCCCGATTACCTCACCACGGCCAACGACAACATCTGCGTCATCGTGCAGATCGAGAGCCGCAAGGCGGTCGAATCGATCGATGAAATCCTTGCAGTCGAAGGTGTGGACGCCGTGTTTCTCGGGCCATCGGATCTGGCGGCATCGTACGGACATCTTGGCGACGCGAATCATCCGGACGTGCAGAAAGCCATTGCGCATGTCTTCGATCGCGCCCGCGCAGCCGGCAAGGCGAGCGGAACGCTTGCACCCGTGCAGGCCGAAGCCGAACGTTATCTCGCGATGGGCTGCCAGGTGATCGCCGTGTGCGCGGACATGGGCTTGCTGCGCAACGCGGCACAAGCCGTGCAGAAACATTTCATGCAGAAGTAA
- a CDS encoding transporter substrate-binding domain-containing protein → MLRGCVAALLLAGVAHSAMADQLDDIKKAGKIRVAIAMGTPLFSFADANLQPAGSDVDTAAALAKDLGVKLELVQITNAARVPTLQAKRADLVIADLSITPERAKVVDFSIPYAVITIIVGGTKSQNVKNYADLDGKTIGLTRATVNDTLTTQQAKGAQIQRYEDDATLITSVVTGQVDIFSSTPSNLSEMVKRAPSRNLELKFAQKDFDLGIAMNKDEPKLKDWVNNWVSTNQKNGNLNTIYKKYHGRDLPASVTKG, encoded by the coding sequence ATGTTGCGTGGCTGCGTGGCCGCCTTGTTGCTCGCAGGCGTAGCGCACAGCGCCATGGCGGACCAGCTCGACGACATCAAGAAGGCCGGCAAGATTCGCGTCGCCATCGCGATGGGCACGCCGCTGTTCAGTTTCGCCGATGCCAACCTGCAGCCCGCCGGCTCCGACGTGGACACCGCTGCCGCGCTTGCGAAAGACCTGGGCGTGAAGCTCGAACTCGTGCAGATCACGAACGCTGCACGCGTGCCGACCTTGCAGGCGAAGCGCGCGGACCTGGTGATCGCCGACTTGTCGATCACGCCCGAGCGCGCAAAGGTCGTGGACTTTTCGATTCCCTACGCGGTCATCACGATCATCGTGGGTGGCACCAAGAGCCAAAACGTGAAGAACTACGCTGATCTGGACGGCAAGACCATCGGCCTGACGCGTGCAACGGTCAACGATACGCTCACCACGCAACAAGCGAAGGGCGCACAGATCCAGCGTTATGAAGACGATGCAACGCTGATCACGTCGGTCGTGACGGGACAGGTCGATATATTCTCCAGCACGCCTTCTAACTTGAGCGAGATGGTCAAGCGCGCGCCGAGCCGCAACCTCGAACTGAAGTTCGCGCAAAAGGATTTCGACCTGGGTATTGCGATGAACAAGGACGAGCCGAAGCTGAAAGACTGGGTCAACAACTGGGTCAGCACGAACCAGAAGAACGGCAACCTCAATACGATCTACAAGAAGTATCACGGCCGCGATTTGCCGGCGAGCGTGACGAAGGGTTAA
- a CDS encoding amino acid ABC transporter permease, translating into MSGGFTSAHLFYLVHSIWWTLALSALAFVLGSIGGFGVMLARISKRRWLSRPAMVYIEAIQGIPLLILLFIVYFGFSVYGFEVPALVAAGFALMVYTSAYLGDIWRGCIDAMPKPQWEAAECLSLTRWQTLRLVIIPQALRLALPPTVGFLVQVIKMTSLASVIGFVELTRAGQIINNSIFQPFLVFGLVGVFYFALCYPLSRWSQSMEKKLNVGNR; encoded by the coding sequence ATGAGCGGTGGCTTCACTTCGGCACATTTGTTCTATTTGGTACATTCGATCTGGTGGACCCTCGCGTTGTCCGCGCTTGCGTTCGTGCTGGGCAGCATCGGCGGCTTTGGCGTGATGCTCGCGCGCATCTCGAAGCGCCGCTGGCTGAGCCGTCCGGCGATGGTGTATATCGAGGCGATTCAGGGCATTCCGCTGCTGATCCTGCTGTTCATCGTCTACTTCGGGTTTTCGGTGTACGGCTTTGAAGTGCCTGCGCTGGTCGCGGCCGGCTTTGCGCTGATGGTATACACGAGCGCGTATCTCGGGGACATCTGGCGCGGATGTATCGACGCCATGCCAAAACCGCAATGGGAAGCCGCCGAGTGCCTGTCGCTCACGCGCTGGCAGACCCTGCGCCTCGTGATCATTCCGCAGGCGCTGCGTCTTGCATTGCCGCCTACGGTCGGTTTCCTGGTGCAGGTCATCAAGATGACATCGCTTGCATCGGTGATCGGTTTCGTCGAACTGACGCGTGCCGGCCAGATCATCAATAACTCGATCTTTCAGCCGTTCCTCGTATTCGGGCTGGTCGGGGTCTTCTATTTCGCGCTGTGTTATCCGCTCTCGCGCTGGAGTCAATCGATGGAGAAAAAGCTCAATGTCGGCAATCGTTAA
- a CDS encoding amino acid ABC transporter permease yields the protein MNFHLDFSPLLPYWPVFLKGAWLTLKMTTVAVFFGVIVGTLVAFAKRGKNRPLSHVCSIYIEAVRNTPFLVQVFLLYFGLASFGVRMPTFTAAALAMIINIGAYAAEIIRAGLESVPRGQLEAAECLGLSRWRIGWHVMLQPSIEKVYPALTSQFLLMMQASAIASQISAEELTATANTVQSDTFRSLETYIVVALLYLALSLLIKLAAWAVGEVAFKRKRVMRKAAERAGKPAPDQGRIDTVIPGGAA from the coding sequence ATGAATTTCCATCTCGATTTCAGTCCGTTGCTTCCCTACTGGCCGGTGTTCCTCAAAGGCGCCTGGCTCACTCTGAAGATGACAACGGTAGCGGTATTTTTCGGCGTGATTGTCGGCACGCTCGTCGCGTTCGCCAAGCGCGGCAAGAATCGGCCTCTGTCGCATGTGTGCTCGATTTATATCGAGGCCGTGCGCAACACGCCCTTTCTCGTACAAGTCTTCCTGCTGTATTTCGGGCTCGCGAGTTTCGGCGTGCGCATGCCGACGTTCACTGCAGCCGCGCTCGCGATGATCATCAACATCGGCGCTTATGCGGCCGAGATCATTCGCGCAGGGCTTGAATCGGTGCCGCGCGGCCAGCTCGAAGCGGCGGAATGCCTCGGGTTGTCGCGCTGGCGGATCGGCTGGCATGTGATGCTGCAGCCGTCCATCGAAAAGGTTTATCCGGCGCTTACCAGCCAGTTTCTGCTGATGATGCAAGCGTCCGCGATCGCGTCGCAAATTTCGGCTGAAGAACTGACAGCGACCGCGAACACCGTCCAGTCCGATACCTTCCGTTCGCTCGAGACGTACATTGTGGTGGCACTGCTTTATCTGGCGTTGTCGCTCTTGATCAAGCTTGCCGCGTGGGCCGTGGGCGAGGTCGCGTTCAAGCGCAAGCGGGTCATGCGCAAGGCCGCCGAGCGAGCAGGGAAGCCGGCGCCCGATCAAGGCCGCATCGATACCGTGATTCCCGGAGGTGCAGCATGA
- a CDS encoding FadR/GntR family transcriptional regulator, with translation MAVLRSPNALFEPSGQPAVRRSLTTELVDAIRSQIESAKLRVGDRLSTEAEMVQRFNVSRTVVREALSKLQAAGLVETRHGIGTFVCEAQSRSLFRLDPEDLAGSIDALAVLELRISLETESAGLAAVRRDKSQIAEMRRALVEFEHNVGKATETISPDIRFHLAIANATGNRYFVEILKHLGMHMIPRTRITRTQIPPVQYAEYLTRVNREHEQICDAIERGDADSARTAMRFHLINSRERLRRAKENS, from the coding sequence GTGGCCGTGCTCAGATCGCCCAATGCGCTGTTCGAACCATCGGGGCAGCCCGCCGTGCGACGAAGTCTGACAACTGAACTCGTCGATGCAATCCGTTCGCAGATCGAATCCGCCAAGTTGCGCGTGGGCGACAGGCTTTCGACCGAAGCGGAAATGGTCCAGCGTTTCAACGTGAGCCGAACGGTCGTGCGTGAGGCTTTATCCAAGTTGCAGGCTGCGGGGTTAGTAGAAACCCGACATGGCATTGGCACCTTCGTATGCGAAGCGCAGTCGCGCTCCCTCTTCCGGCTCGATCCCGAGGACTTGGCGGGTTCCATCGACGCCCTCGCCGTCCTTGAACTCCGGATCAGCCTGGAGACCGAAAGCGCGGGACTCGCTGCTGTGCGCCGCGATAAAAGCCAGATCGCCGAGATGCGGCGAGCGTTGGTCGAGTTCGAGCACAACGTAGGCAAAGCGACTGAAACCATTTCGCCCGATATCCGGTTTCATCTCGCGATTGCGAACGCTACGGGCAATCGCTATTTCGTGGAAATCCTGAAGCACCTCGGCATGCACATGATCCCGCGCACGCGGATCACACGAACGCAAATTCCGCCCGTGCAGTACGCCGAATACCTGACGCGCGTGAACCGCGAGCACGAGCAGATTTGCGATGCAATAGAACGTGGCGATGCCGATTCGGCGCGTACCGCGATGCGCTTTCACCTGATCAACAGCCGCGAGCGTTTGCGCCGCGCGAAAGAAAATAGCTGA
- the bluB gene encoding 5,6-dimethylbenzimidazole synthase gives MTDSTAKRFSDPEIAGVYRAIHERRDMRHFTDAPVAPELMARLIDAAHHAPSVGFMQPWRFVRVTDRDVRLALHDIVETERRATAMALNERSDEFMRLKVQGILDCGEVLVGGLMEDRERHIFGRRTLPEMDLASVACAIQNMWLAARAEGIGLGWVSLFDVAAVQRLLHMPADAKPVAILCIGHVEHFYDEPMLQAEGWAKRVPAAYCLEENRWPDAACEAPGQPVID, from the coding sequence ATGACCGACTCGACCGCCAAGCGCTTTTCCGACCCTGAAATTGCAGGGGTTTATCGCGCGATCCACGAACGCCGCGACATGCGGCATTTCACGGATGCCCCCGTCGCGCCCGAACTGATGGCGCGACTGATCGATGCTGCGCATCACGCGCCGAGCGTCGGTTTCATGCAGCCCTGGCGCTTCGTGCGCGTGACCGATCGCGACGTACGCCTCGCGTTGCACGACATCGTGGAGACGGAGCGCCGCGCAACGGCCATGGCGCTCAACGAACGCAGCGATGAATTCATGCGGCTCAAGGTCCAGGGCATTCTGGATTGCGGCGAGGTGCTGGTCGGCGGCTTGATGGAAGACCGCGAGCGGCATATCTTCGGCCGCCGCACCCTTCCCGAAATGGACCTTGCGTCAGTGGCGTGCGCGATCCAGAACATGTGGCTCGCGGCACGCGCGGAGGGGATCGGACTGGGGTGGGTATCGCTGTTCGATGTCGCGGCGGTTCAACGTCTGCTGCATATGCCCGCCGATGCAAAGCCGGTTGCCATTCTCTGCATTGGCCACGTGGAACACTTCTACGATGAACCGATGCTGCAAGCCGAGGGCTGGGCGAAACGCGTGCCGGCAGCATACTGTTTGGAAGAAAACCGCTGGCCTGATGCGGCCTGCGAAGCCCCGGGCCAGCCGGTAATCGACTGA